One region of Wyeomyia smithii strain HCP4-BCI-WySm-NY-G18 chromosome 3, ASM2978416v1, whole genome shotgun sequence genomic DNA includes:
- the LOC129726790 gene encoding leukocyte elastase inhibitor-like, whose amino-acid sequence MKWIILICALLCIGLVQSQREKQYGQKTTATAAGSQTDDFIDERNCVNSSNAGAKTDPWQCLCGQLNYDRAECEQNVRIFLKNNPSLKLCMDQQHHYFATNQRCHYEARWDSSSDPAGKAMQFALDIFRVADPADSRKNFIISPISPQILLAQLTEGCSEPARIEMIKTLRLNSGEIQSLTEALIQAANTENKLDIASMFFKSVDIDLTEKFNVARKENRIKIEDLDFSNAHQAAHDVNDWVNRMTRGNIQQAVSEANLAPDTAMLLLNVIFFKGTWLYKFNQSDSDKRGMFYTSKSELKPAIMMSQTNRLRFGDISFGQYSDPDWGFRWVELPYQGDKLAMILLLPKTRFQLDETLKQLNSTHLQDIFRVIRRDYNPTKINLKVPKFRIKESISLMEPLRELGVKRIFEDDSALSELSSTPTKVSNVMQEAFLSVDEQGTIATAVTKITIIPLSLNAYEDIDFVCDEPFMVMIVDKVKEIPLLMAKVRQPLKPPKTVN is encoded by the exons atgAAGTGGATAATACTAATATGTG CCTTGCTCTGCATTGGTCTCGTCCAATCACAACGGGAAAAACAGTACGGACAAAAAACTACCGCAACAGCAGCCGGTTCCCAAACGGATGACTTTATCGACGAGCGCAATTGCGTTAATTCATCCAATGCCGGTGCCAAGACGGATCCGTGGCAATGCTTGTGCGGTCAGTTGAACTACGATCGTGCCGAATGTGAACAAAACGTCaggatatttttgaaaaataatcctAGCCTAAAATTGTGCATGGACCAGCAACATCATTACTTCGCGACTAACCAGAGGTGTCATTATGAAGCTCGCTGGGATAGTTCCAGTGATCCTGCTGGGAAAGCCATGCAATTTGCGTTGGATATCTTCCGTGTGGCGGATCCTGCGGATTCGAGAAAGAATTTTATAATCAGTCCAATCTCACCGCAAATTCTACTCGCTCAGCTAACCGAGGGTTGTTCCGAGCCGGCAAGAATTGAAATGATCAAAACGTTGCGACTGAATAGTGGAGAAATCCAGTCACTAACAGAAGCCCTCATCCAGGCAGCTAACACCGAAAACAAATTGGATATAGCATCCATGTTTTTTAAATCGGTTGATATAGATCTAACCGAGAAGTTCAACGTGGCTCGCAAGGAGAATAGGATAAAAATAGAAGACTTAGATTTTTCCAACGCGCACCAAGCAGCACATGATGTCAATGATTGGGTCAATCGAATGACTAGAGGAAATATACAGCAAGCTGTTTCTGAAG CAAACCTGGCTCCGGATACCGCAATGCTGTTGCTGAATGTTATCTTCTTCAAAGGAACCTGGTTGTACAAATTCAACCAATCCGACTCAGACAAGCGGGGGATGTTCTACACGAGCAAATCGGAACTGAAGCCTGCGATAATGATGTCTCAAACAAATCGACTTCGTTTCGGTGATATCAGTTTTGGTCAATATTCGGATCCAGACTGGGGTTTTCGCTGGGTCGAATTGCCATACCAGGGGGACAAGCTAGCGATGATACTACTGCTCCCGAAGACTCGCTTTCAGTTAGATGAAACATTAAAACAACTGAACAGCACCCATCTGCAGGACATTTTTCGGGTCATCCGCCGTGATTACAATCCCACAAAGATTAATCTAAAAGTTCCAAAATTCCGTATAAAGGAGTCAATTTCGTTGATGGAACCGCTGCGTGAG CTCGGTGTCAAACGGATATTTGAAGATGACAGTGCTTTATCCGAGCTATCCAGCACCCCAACCAAAGTATCTAACGTGATGCAAGAAGCATTCCTCAGTGTTGATGAACAAGGAACTATAGCAACTGCCGTAACCAAAATTACCATCATTCCGCTCAGTTTGAATGCCTACGAAGACATCGACTTCGTGTGTGATGAACCGTTTATGGTAATGATTGTTGATAAGGTTAAAGAGATTCCACTCCTAATGGCCAAGGTAAGACAGCCTCTCAAGCCTCCGAAGACAGTCAATTGA
- the LOC129726788 gene encoding glia-derived nexin-like isoform X1 → MYKCSVLIAAILAASVVTAQTPAQVQNRHIWNNYCSKPYKGNVGAIKYAFGAICTNTEPNACCDYVMQIIRNRPDTHLCPTDARYYPSPVGCDTDPPSETPRPSNFHFPEQSWPEAPTRRTDETKASSNAPNRQEEVVEIVFNYNPHDNVRVSIPVPISSTIPANGQPQQSAPVRKSQNTRPAQPQQPIPAQHLSPPAPVPHTELVEEYEEKPVVLLNTPGHQATEFALNLFRTIDRPPNGNSVISPLLPQLLLANLVDFTDPETNRQLLQAIRLYPDQLDKLTKTLQDVSRNTVNTVEFASVNFVANNLKLNNSYTENARLRNIDVLPVNFNQPNQVARTANKWVSDKTHRLINEIVSPGSLSPETRLLLANSIFFKGKWKYTFVQTEPGQFESSPGRVHKVNNMFQLNKLRYGELKLADGDGFRWLELPYEGNTLAMLIFLPLRRHQLEPSLQKLHAKNLALIMAQLQDDYIDTKVNVRLPKFTLTDSVSLNGPLQRLGLNSIFHDRNALKYLSNEPTIVSDVTQRTYLSVDEQGTKATSVASLSIVPLSITPQFRQIQFDVDQPFLAMIVDKNERYPVFIGQIYEPYE, encoded by the exons ATGTATAAGTGTTCAGTTCTAATAg CAGCCATCTTAGCGGCATCGGTGGTAACCGCACAAACTCCAGCACAGGTACAGAATCGACACATATGGAACAACTATTGCTCCAAACCATACAAGGGAAATG TTGGCGCAATAAAATACGCTTTCGGTGCTATATGTACGAACACTGAGCCGAATGCGTGTTGTGACTACGTGATGCAAATCATTCGAAACCGCCCGGATACGCATCTGTGTCCAACTGATGCGCGATATTACCCAAGTCCGGTGGGATGTGATACCGATCCACCGAGTGAAACACCGAGGCCGAGTAATTTTCACTTTCCAGAGCAATCATGGCCGGAAGCCCCAACACGCAGAACTGATGAAACTAAGGCCTCATCAAACGCACCTAATCGGCAGGAAGAAGTAGTGGAGATAGTGTTCAACTATAATCCTCACGATAACGTTCGTGTATCCATACCGGTACCAATAAGTAGTACAATTCCTGCGAACGGTCAACCGCAGCAATCTGCTCCAGTGAGAAAAAGTCAGAACACGCGACCTGCACAACCTCAACAACCTATCCCAGCCCAACATTTATCTCCTCCTGCACCGGTTCCACATACCGAATTAGTTGAGGAGTATGAAGAAAAGCCTGTAGTGCTGCTAAATACCCCAGGGCATCAAGCCACGGAATTCGCGTTGAATCTATTTAGG ACAATAGACCGTCCGCCCAATGGGAATTCAGTAATAAGTCCCCTACTGCCACAGCTTCTACTAGCCAATCTGGTCGACTTCACCGATCCCGAAACGAACCGCCAGCTGCTGCAGGCCATCCGATTGTACCCGGATCAGTTGGACAAGTTAACGAAAACACTCCAGGATGTTTCGCGAAATACGGTCAACACGGTGGAATTCGCCTCCGTGAATTTCGTGGCCAATAATCTCAAGCTAAACAATTCCTACACCGAAAACGCCCGGCTACGTAACATCGATGTCCTACCAGTCAACTTTAATCAGCCGAATCAAGTAGCTCGAACGGCCAATAAATGGGTTTCTGATAAAACTCACCGTCTCATCAATGAAATCGTCAGCCCTG GATCGTTGAGCCCCGAAACGCGTTTACTGCTTGCTAACTCTAtatttttcaagggaaaatgGAAGTACACATTCGTTCAAACAGAACCGGGTCAGTTCGAGTCTTCGCCGGGACGCGTTCACAAGGTCAACAATATGTTCCAGTTGAATAAACTACGGTACGGTGAATTAAAGCTTGCAGATGGTGATGGTTTCCGTTGGTTGGAGTTACCCTACGAAGGTAACACGCTGGCAATGTTAATATTCCTACCACTCAGACGCCATCAGCTTGAACCGTCGCTTCAAAAATTACACGCGAAAAATCTGGCGCTAATAATGGCCCAGCTTCAAGATGACTACATCGATACTAAGGTTAATGTCCGTCTGCCGAAATTCACACTGACTGATTCTGTCTCCCTGAATGGGCCCCTACAGCGGCTCGGTTTGAATTCAATTTTCCACGACAGAAATGCACTCAAGTATTTGAGCAACGAACCGACAATAGTGTCGGACGTAACCCAGCGGACGTATCTAAGTGTGGACGAGCAGGGCACTAAAGCCACCTCGGTGGCATCGCTATCGATTGTACCACTCAGCATCACGCCGCAGTTCCGCCAGATTCAGTTCGACGTGGATCAGCCCTTCCTAGCGATGATTGTCGACAAGAACGAACGATATCCGGTTTTCATTGGGCAGATCTACGAGCCGTACGAGTGA
- the LOC129726788 gene encoding glia-derived nexin-like isoform X2: MYKCSVLIAILAASVVTAQTPAQVQNRHIWNNYCSKPYKGNVGAIKYAFGAICTNTEPNACCDYVMQIIRNRPDTHLCPTDARYYPSPVGCDTDPPSETPRPSNFHFPEQSWPEAPTRRTDETKASSNAPNRQEEVVEIVFNYNPHDNVRVSIPVPISSTIPANGQPQQSAPVRKSQNTRPAQPQQPIPAQHLSPPAPVPHTELVEEYEEKPVVLLNTPGHQATEFALNLFRTIDRPPNGNSVISPLLPQLLLANLVDFTDPETNRQLLQAIRLYPDQLDKLTKTLQDVSRNTVNTVEFASVNFVANNLKLNNSYTENARLRNIDVLPVNFNQPNQVARTANKWVSDKTHRLINEIVSPGSLSPETRLLLANSIFFKGKWKYTFVQTEPGQFESSPGRVHKVNNMFQLNKLRYGELKLADGDGFRWLELPYEGNTLAMLIFLPLRRHQLEPSLQKLHAKNLALIMAQLQDDYIDTKVNVRLPKFTLTDSVSLNGPLQRLGLNSIFHDRNALKYLSNEPTIVSDVTQRTYLSVDEQGTKATSVASLSIVPLSITPQFRQIQFDVDQPFLAMIVDKNERYPVFIGQIYEPYE; this comes from the exons ATGTATAAGTGTTCAGTTCTAATAg CCATCTTAGCGGCATCGGTGGTAACCGCACAAACTCCAGCACAGGTACAGAATCGACACATATGGAACAACTATTGCTCCAAACCATACAAGGGAAATG TTGGCGCAATAAAATACGCTTTCGGTGCTATATGTACGAACACTGAGCCGAATGCGTGTTGTGACTACGTGATGCAAATCATTCGAAACCGCCCGGATACGCATCTGTGTCCAACTGATGCGCGATATTACCCAAGTCCGGTGGGATGTGATACCGATCCACCGAGTGAAACACCGAGGCCGAGTAATTTTCACTTTCCAGAGCAATCATGGCCGGAAGCCCCAACACGCAGAACTGATGAAACTAAGGCCTCATCAAACGCACCTAATCGGCAGGAAGAAGTAGTGGAGATAGTGTTCAACTATAATCCTCACGATAACGTTCGTGTATCCATACCGGTACCAATAAGTAGTACAATTCCTGCGAACGGTCAACCGCAGCAATCTGCTCCAGTGAGAAAAAGTCAGAACACGCGACCTGCACAACCTCAACAACCTATCCCAGCCCAACATTTATCTCCTCCTGCACCGGTTCCACATACCGAATTAGTTGAGGAGTATGAAGAAAAGCCTGTAGTGCTGCTAAATACCCCAGGGCATCAAGCCACGGAATTCGCGTTGAATCTATTTAGG ACAATAGACCGTCCGCCCAATGGGAATTCAGTAATAAGTCCCCTACTGCCACAGCTTCTACTAGCCAATCTGGTCGACTTCACCGATCCCGAAACGAACCGCCAGCTGCTGCAGGCCATCCGATTGTACCCGGATCAGTTGGACAAGTTAACGAAAACACTCCAGGATGTTTCGCGAAATACGGTCAACACGGTGGAATTCGCCTCCGTGAATTTCGTGGCCAATAATCTCAAGCTAAACAATTCCTACACCGAAAACGCCCGGCTACGTAACATCGATGTCCTACCAGTCAACTTTAATCAGCCGAATCAAGTAGCTCGAACGGCCAATAAATGGGTTTCTGATAAAACTCACCGTCTCATCAATGAAATCGTCAGCCCTG GATCGTTGAGCCCCGAAACGCGTTTACTGCTTGCTAACTCTAtatttttcaagggaaaatgGAAGTACACATTCGTTCAAACAGAACCGGGTCAGTTCGAGTCTTCGCCGGGACGCGTTCACAAGGTCAACAATATGTTCCAGTTGAATAAACTACGGTACGGTGAATTAAAGCTTGCAGATGGTGATGGTTTCCGTTGGTTGGAGTTACCCTACGAAGGTAACACGCTGGCAATGTTAATATTCCTACCACTCAGACGCCATCAGCTTGAACCGTCGCTTCAAAAATTACACGCGAAAAATCTGGCGCTAATAATGGCCCAGCTTCAAGATGACTACATCGATACTAAGGTTAATGTCCGTCTGCCGAAATTCACACTGACTGATTCTGTCTCCCTGAATGGGCCCCTACAGCGGCTCGGTTTGAATTCAATTTTCCACGACAGAAATGCACTCAAGTATTTGAGCAACGAACCGACAATAGTGTCGGACGTAACCCAGCGGACGTATCTAAGTGTGGACGAGCAGGGCACTAAAGCCACCTCGGTGGCATCGCTATCGATTGTACCACTCAGCATCACGCCGCAGTTCCGCCAGATTCAGTTCGACGTGGATCAGCCCTTCCTAGCGATGATTGTCGACAAGAACGAACGATATCCGGTTTTCATTGGGCAGATCTACGAGCCGTACGAGTGA